The region GCATTTGGCAAACCAACAAGCGGCGAGTTATCAAATATCTCTACTCCTCGAACAAAACACTTGTTACGATTATCAAACTCATTCTGTAATACTGCTTCAAACGAATACTTGATCAGAGAAATGTAGTGTAGCCATATCCAGTACTCAGGAATTCTTTCCCGAGTCATGTAGAATCCACCAAACAATGTGAAGTATGCTAAAATTGCAACCACGACAATGTAACCGAGAATCACACTGGGCACAATTCCTGATACAAGTGTCACGAAAGAGCTTCCCGCCCAGAAGGATGCCAACGTCATGAGAAAGTAGTAAAGAAAGCCTGATAGTCCACCGTCGAGTCCCACCCCCCAAAACGTAAGACTAGCAAACAATGCCGCCAAAAGAACAAGACTCGGTAATACACCAATAGCGTGAGCTACAACATATGAAGATCGTCGATAAGCATTGTAAGCAGTTTCTCTCATAAATATGTAACGCTCATGTAGAAACACAGGCAAATCATCTACACAACTGTTGAAAGTGATGTACATTGCGAATGCAAAGAATCCAAGTCTTTCCTGGATGGATTTAGGCGTGTGATCCAGATTCCAGAAAAGTGATGCAAAGATAAATGCAGTAGTCATTAAAGCACCAACACGAACACCAAACACCTTAGGCATTCTGCGCGAATTAGTAACTGAGCGTTTAGCTAAAACCGCGACTTCTTTCCATATTGGATTGGCAAATTTAGGAACTAATACTGATGCTCTACTGATGTCACTACTTGTGGCACCAGACACTAATTTTCCTCGTAAAATGCTGGCACTTATTGCTTCTCTGAGAGATAATCCATGTAACGTACTTGAACTATTCAGATAGATGTTTGCTTCGCGGTCACTAATTTTCGTACCCTGCCATGTTCTGTTGAATTCAACCAAGCTTCTAGTACCTCCTGGAGTGGCCTCCAATTCACGGATCCGATCCAGAGCGAACTCGGTCATGTCCTCATTTTGAGGCATTGGCAATCCAAAATCCGCAAAATATAGAGGTAAATTCTTTGGAGAACCACTGTAAACAGTTTGACCTCGAGACAAAAACAATAACTGGTCGAGTAATCCAAGTATTCTGTAACTCGGTTGATGTACAGACATTATCACAATGCTTCCGCTTTTCGCAATTCTTTGTAACACCTTGACAACCATGTACGCATTGGTTGAGTCGAGGCCTGAGGTCGGTTCATCAAGAAACAGTAAGATTGGATCATGAATTATATCGATTCCGATTGATACTCGTCGCCGTTCCCCGCCAGAGACGCCACGGTGTCCTTCATCTCCTATGACTGTATTAGCGGCATTGCGGAGACCTAATTGATCGATTAAAGTTTGAACTCTGAGCATTTTTTTTGATTTTGTCAGAGTTCGAGGAAGGCGAAACTCAGCTGCAAACATTAAAGTTTCTTCAACAGTGAGCATTGGAAATAATAAATCGTCTTGCATTACGTATGCTGATATGACTTTGAGTAATCGCGATTCAAGTTGTTCATTGTTCAGTGTAATTGCTCCTTTTAAGCTTCCTTTAGCGATTCTATTCGCCAATGCGTCCATCAATGTTGATTTTCCGCATCCTGAGGCGCCAGTATGGCGAGTATCTCGCCGTCTCGCGCCTCTCCTGAAATGTTATCGAGAACAGTTTTTGTTCTCGAAAACATACTCCCTGGCTCCAGAGTTCCGATGCTTTTACTTCCACACAAATTTGATATCGCAATATTCCGGGAAACATTGACGCAGTAGGTGAGATTACTAAATGACAAAACGAACGGCACTGACGGAGGCTCGGTGATGAGCACATCACTAACATCGACAGTCTGATGAAGTAGAGTTTCGTCTTCACTGACTTGTTTTAGTACTTGTCCAAGAGTAGGCAACACTGCAACGGCAGAGCTGGACAGCACAATTTCTTCTTCTCTGCGGTCGTAAACTTGTTGATCAGCTCTTGCCTCATCAACCACGCCAGACATTATAATTTTGCCGATAGAGAGATGAGTTTGGATTATAATTGTAACGGATACAATTATCGCGGAAAGATATATAAATAACAAAGTATGGATAGTGGCACTGGAGTATGGTGGTTCTAATGGGAAAGTTTATAAATAGGTATGGAGGGGGGAGGGGGGAGGGGGGAGGGGGGGGGGTGAAGAAGCTACACTGAACTTGTTCCATAATGCAGACATGAATAATTTGTGGTTGAGGAGCACAAGTTAGTTGAACTGAGTAGACATTACATGCGTGCTATGTATCTGAACCAAGGAACATTTAAtacaaccccccccccccccgaatGGAGTATGCTTAAAAAGCAACCACACAAAATATAGTTGTTATTAGAGCCGGGCAAGAGAGCGTGCCAGGCACACGGTTCCGGTTCCGGTTTAACATATTCCAGTTCGTATTCGGCTCGTCTGGATACACGGTTTGTGCCGAATTCTGAACCGGCACGTGACGAACTGAGTTACACGAATTTTATGCAAGCCGAATTCCGATCGGGCCGAGCCAAACCGTTCGTTTGGCCGGCTCTAGTTGTTATTGTTTGTAGTTATCTAATCAGTGACATCTTTAGCTAACGCATTCAGTTTACAACAACTAATGTGGCTTAACGCTCCTTCGTTTATAAACTCATTAGTCTCATTAGTTTATAAAGGGGTTGGAAAAACCCAAAAATACTAACATTGTAACATATCACACCTCACTAGGGAGAAAAGATCACATAGAGGGCAGAAAGAGCCGAATACAAAGATTTCTAAGCAATTCAATTCAATGTACTGGAGCGTTACAAAGCCTAGAAATAAATTGAAACTTTAAATTTAACATGAAAGCAAGAATCCTTATATTTCTCGTTAATGCAGCAACTTGTCATGAAGGTGTTTAATGCAGCAACTTGTCATGAAGGTATTTTATCGGATAAATAATTTTGAGCTCATTTGACTAGATTTAAAAATTTTACTTATGAATAAATGTTCTTTAAAGTGAAAAGTGAAAACTAAAAAGTCAAATTCTTTTGTACACTTTATTCTTTTAATTTATACTGCCTTCCtcacatatatttatttatacttttatttctcaattctttatattttaaaaataatactccctccgttTCGTAAAATGTAgtatttcatgaaatttaaaatCAGAGTAACTCAACTTTAActtataattaataattattattacatTTAAAAGTTTTGAAAAAAATATTGTAAAAAAGTATTCTAGATTAGCTagtatataaaatttttgaactcTTGTAAATACAACTTATTAATGAATAACTAATGATCAACCTAAAcatgtttgacttttaaaatttATTAGCGGCCACTTATTGTGGAATGGAGGgaataaatttttataatataataatttaactATATCAACTATTTTCCTCCATTATACTCCCTTCTTTTTTTGCTAACTAAAATCCGCAATACTCTCTTGAACTATTAATTATTAATGGTTCACATCCTTTACTCATTTTTCAAATGATTTACACTTTTCTTAAACTTGCGTGACCCAATGAAAAACAGAGGGAGTATAAATATTAAACAAAAATAATTTCTATAAGATGTACATCTTGCCAATTTATAACTTTAAACTGTAAATTCAAGTTATGACTTGTTAAACAAACATAAATTTTCCAATATAAAGTCAAAAACTTATTTTACACGAGTCAAAAATCACTTTATGCCTGGACTAAAACCCCAACCAAACACCCTCTCCGTCCCATATTTATATTTCACCTACTAGGCTAATTGCTTCACTTTGTTATAAACGTGACTGCAATGAATGGTTTCACCGGTTTTATTACTAGCTACTACGAATGTAATCATATTTTAAAATGTAACTTTCTATCATATTCTTGTTACTAATCCTATATTCGATACCGCAGACAGTATTGCTTAACTCATGGAATGTGAAAAAATAAGTCAGCCACGTTAATTAACATGAAATACCAATTCCGGAGTGCATGTTTCTTAGTAATTCTATGTAAAAAAGAGAGTATAGCCTCCCTACCTAAATAGTTAAaacatattatattattaaatatgaAAAACAAAAACTAATGCAAATGCAAACACAACTTAATGAGATGGTGTCATTTGTCTAACTCTTAACCACATGCCATGTATATCTATGTAGTACTATTATCTCCATTTATCCAATAATCAACACTGAATAAAAAAACAAAATCCAATCTCCCGACAAACTTAAATCTTAAACACTCTATTGAAGACTAAAAACCAGCACGCACTCGATATGAAGGAACAGATCAACAAGAAAAAGTTACACATCTCCTCATCCTATCTTCCCTCCCATTAGACTTGCCACTGCCTTCTATCAAAAGTATAAATGATCACAACATTAAATTTCGGGGAGACCAGCCAACTGTACTATTCAGAACGTTTGGATGCAAAACTCATCTTCTATTTTAAATGTCAATTCAATCTTTAATCCTTACATCAGTGAACATGTGAGCCTTCCCAACAGTATGCTTACACCAAGCAGTAGCGGCTGCTTCCATTTCTATCTTGGCTTGGGGAAGTGGAAACAGTACATTCTGATTTCACGTGCTATGGGTGTATCATCTTTAGCATCTCCTGGATTTCTTGATATGTATATATAATCAATTTGATTATGAGGGAACCCGAGTCAAAAAATCATTAACAGCTAGAGTCGCATCTCCATGAGCAACAGCATCTTCTGGTTCGGGCATGAAGAGACTAGATGTTGAAGCCTACACGTAATAGAACAAACAGAAACATTAATGGGATCACTCTGCGCATGTTAAAGTTATGCCCTCTGCAGAACATATCAGAATAGAATAAACaagctttgaataaagtctgtatGTTGCAAGTGAAAAGAAAAAAATCGACACGTGAAGCAACTTAACTGCATTAGGATTAACTAAAGGGCATATCAAGTTGCTCTTTTTAGGCATTTCAGGATGCAGTAAGTTATAACATACCTTCGAGTCAAGTAACACCTCGTCAGGATTATCTGTAATAAGACATGCACCATGAGCCTTCAACCATTCCATACACTCCTCTACCCCATCAACATCCTTATCATCACTTGGTTCAGCTATGGGCGAGACACTACTGAAGCCTAGAACCTGAGCAATGTATGCGACAGGAAGTGTGGGGCGATATGAACGAGACATGCATTTCACTGCTGCATAACGCATTTTTTCTACATACAGATCTGCAAAGAGAAAATTACAGATTAACAAAATGACTTCTCAGAAAGAATAATATATTCACTATCAAGACTAACCCATGAGGCAAGTGCTCAAATTAGGAGCCTCTTTGTACAGCCTAAAGAACAAGACATAATTCCCCGAAGTTACTGCTGCACGCACTGCAAGAGCATGTTTGACAGCCTCATCTTTCCTGGCATCGACCGGCAATCTGAAAATGTACAATGAATTCAAAAGTAAACTTACTAAATAAAAAGCATGCAACAAATCAGTAAAACGTATCAACCAGTCGATAGATGCGTAATTGCATTAAGAACACAGATACAGGATAGAACTGTAGTACTGACAATTTGGGCCGAAGACAGTAGCACATGCTCATACTTCAGTGACATGTCTTCACTATATGTGTCTAATATCTTAAGACTGAAAGTGAGTTTATAACGCATATCACCAATGTTATCACACTAACAGCAACAAGGACTTACCACATAACCAACAAAGCAAAACCAAAAAGCTTTACAGAGGGAGGATGCTAAGCCAATAATCAATTTTCAGCGGCAAACGGATccttccttctttttctatgcacCTCCGTTATATGTTTACTCCCTCTGTTTCTTTTTAATAGTCTTTTGGCTTTTTTGCACTCATTTCTAAGTGCTTTGACTGAATagttaaaattataatttttaaaattttctttttttgaataaaaatatataacttaaatttttatttacaaaaagaaaatttttaaaatgataatTTTTACTATGCAGTCAATGCATCTTGAGATGTGTGCAGAAAAGTCAAGCGACATATAAAATGAAACAGAGGGAGTATTTGGAAGGTATTGTCTCAATCAATTATTCTCAAGTAATCCTTTTATTGGAATCGTCACGAACAAATTCTGGCTGCATTCAGTCCTTTACAGAAATTCCtgtttattaatttttttatataatttcaTATCCTAATTAGTTGCGTAACTAACTATTCTCATCAATGATGGAATTTATGCCTACTTTCTCTCAGCTCACAAATATTAAGAAGGAAATTATAACTTTTACACTTCGCTCCATTAATGACAAACATTTCTTCAATTAGCAGAGTGCAATGTAGTCGAAGAAGAAgtaagtgaaaaatgaaaaagtAAATGAGTACCATTAAATTACTCACAATCGATCATTAAAAATACTAATTAAAATAAACGAATTCTCAGTCAAAAAGATCTTTCCCCATTTAAAATATCACCAGCAGTAAGTTGTTCAAAAACTTCATGGAGGCCAATATATCtttggataaatcaagtcatccAACCATAGATGAAAGCTTTAGAATGTTATTTGTATAAGTTTCCACAACACACCAGATATGCAGAGTAGTAATTATGTAATATGTTATTTGGTGCATTTTACTTACCTTGACATTGCCGACAAGAGATCCCTGTTATTATTAGAGTGCAGAATAACACAAAGAAGATTGTAAGCCGAAAATTCCATAACGCATCCCTTGTTCCCTTCTGCATAGAGTACTTGCAATTGAGATTGGCACTGCAGAAGAGATTAAGGGTTAACAACAATATCAAATAGCTGTTCCGAAAACAAAACTTATACATCTACAATTCAATTTGATACAGTAAAGTACTGATCCTTTCTGCAACATTTTGTTTTTTCACGCGAAAGAATCCATTGTTGATTTAAATATGCAAGGTCAAGATTTCATAATTCCTACCAAAATATTATACTTTCACAATGAAAACTTAAACAAAGCATCAAATAATAGAGGGGCTTGACAAACAACTCAAGCCAACTTCCTAAAACTGACGATGAGTTACTACATCAGATATTATTTGCAATTTAAAACGAGTTGGAAGCAGAATTAATGGAAGAATACAAATATGTGAGAAGCAATGCAGAGCAAACAAAAAATTGCTACATGCTTAATACAGCACGAGATCGAGTAATCCATGCTTTCTTATCCCAATAGTTTAAGTAATCCAAGAAACTAAAGAAAGCGAAATTCAAGCCACAAATATATGAAGGGGCGCTGATACTTTTGTTATGAGATGAGCAATTGTTTCACTAAAATATGTATTCGATGGGAGACTATCGGAGCCTGAGAATTAGTGTCAACTTCTATAAAATTGATATAACAAGAATTTAAATGATGAAATGCCTAATCATTGAATATATTACAACATATTAACCTGATTGTACTCTGATAAGTCACCAACTTCAATTGCTAACCGAGCATGAGTTTCATAGACCTGAAACAAGATAACAGACACCAAGAATAAAGAAAGCAGTGTACATTCAGCTCCAAAGAATTGGTTTTCCAAAGATTAAAGAAGAATACAGCCAATTCCGATGGTTCACaacatttagttcatccttaaagACCATTATTAGAGCACTTTCAGAAAAGTACCTTAACTGTGAGTTCATTCCGTATGCGCTGTACGGTAAGATCTTGGCGGATAGATTTTAACTGATCACATTTGTGAAGGTAGTTCTTTTGCGAACCCTGAACCATGAGAAGAGCTTTTTCTAACACTTCTTCAGGCCTCACCTAAGGTAAACAAATAATTCTATTTAGTAAATGTGCACAATAAATTAAACATAACTGAACTTTCTATTAGAAAGTTCCTTATTTCACAAATTCAGAAAAAAGAAAGAAACGTTTGCATAAAATTACAGTGGCAGGATCAGGTGCAGAAGTAAGGCGTAGATAACGCTTTTCAACTTCCTGGCAGGTACCCTTGACAGTAAGAGAATCCCAGTCAATATCTTCAACAgctctgctatttccttcttcaaaATCTTTTTTAAGCACCAATGCATTAGTTCTTTTGGTATACAATCCAGCTCCAACAGTTTTGGGTCTAGAATAACTGTTCGCAGATCGATTCCCGCGTGCTTTTTCAAAACGTTTTGAACGACTCTctcttctcttcttctcttctGGTGTATCTGCAAGTGCTACAGCACCTGCATAATAAGCCGTCAAACTTTGCTCGTCACTATCACTGGATGCACCACCATTATCACCTCGACTCGGACCATCACCAAGGCACTGCCTCTTAGCAGGCCTCTGGGCAACTTTATTGGTAACTTTGTGATCTGACGAGGTAAACTTTAAATGTCCCCAGTTATTTTCTTTGACTACCCTTCCAGCAGAAAACTGCACACATTTTGCTCGTATAAATTTCACTTTGAACTTAAAGGTAATATAATAATCAGTTTTAGTTTTCATATCATTGGAAACTGATAACAAAGTACACTATCTTAGAAAAGATCATATCATTTTATTAAGGATGACATCAAATGTAGAAGAACATGGACAATCTGAAAAGCAGATGGGGGTAGAACTGTAGAACTAGCACACCACTACATGCAACGCATATTAAAAGTTTACATTTTTTATTTACATATCCAAacataataaaaatatttaacgaGATATTTTGGTTTATAAAGGGTGCTCTCATTTCTTCCCTTCAGAAACGACATCTTTATGTCATAGATAAACATAGATATGCACATGCCTATGTATAGAAGTAGATACGTGTACACAAACATGCACACATATAAACACAATAAACATACACATGTATACACCTATGGGTACAAGTACACACTGTACACTATACACATATATATTGAGAAGGCTGCTATCTACTTGGATTAAAGACTGTATTATTAAATATTGTAAATTAGTTAGACACATATCCAAAAAATATATAATGTAACTTAAGAATACATTGTGTTCTGCACAAGACTAAAGTATTTAATAAAcacataaataattaaaattaggTAAGTGACAATAAATGGTATAATTGAAATACATAACAATAATTGAAATACATAACAATAAAACACCGGGTTATGCGTTGCCACAGAGTCATTCATTCTTAAAAAGGTGCCATTGATAAAATACATATCTAAGATATAATATTGATTTTAAGTCTAAATTTTGACCTTAGTTCTAATTTGATCCTGGCACCTAAGATGACAAATATTAAGTGAGAAACCATAAACAGGATACATTTGAAACCATACGTTAAGTTAGGGATAAAGTTTGACGATTGATATGATTACTAAAAAATTGCTTCAAATTTGTGTAAAATTGATACAGAGGAAATGATCGGATATTACATATTTAGATGCGATTGTGTGAATGTGaagtaaaaaaaaatcagaaaagtaattaaaatataaGCGAGATTTAGATGCAATTGTGTAAATGTAAAGTAAAAGAATCAGAAAAGTACAAAAATATCAGTGAGGATATAACCCAGACTAAAATTCGATGGTAGATACCAGCATACCACTTAAAAAATAAAGAAGGGCAAAAGAATAAATTGGGTATCGAAGAGTGTTGTCAAGTCATGTAAAAAGTCTCTGCACTGAATATATACAAATTGAAAGAGGTAGAGATATATAGATAAGAAACTTCATTAATGATCTTGAATTTGTCAAACATCCCTGATGAAGACAAACAAAGAGGATGACAGAGAAGAAAAAGGTTACCTTTCCCCCTTCACTGGGATTAAGCCAACCACTATATTTCGAATCAGGAGTATGAGGGGACTGTTTATCTACCGACTTATCCGCCGATAAAGGCTCCCACCTGCTTTTAGATCGCCTGCTTGGACTACGTCTGTTGTTTGTCAACAAGGAAACAGGAGTTGAAGATTGTATAGCTCTGTAACACAAATAAAGTATGTCAGATGTCTTCAACATCAGCTGGTTCAGACGTCAGCAAAAAATTAACCTTATTATATGTATTTCTTTACAAACGTAAGTTCCTTTTTAAATTTCTTTACAACTAGTTTACCTTTTCCCATCATCATTATTAACGTATATACGATTTACAACATATAATCCTTTATACAAAAATGTTTCATTTTCTAACTAGTAGCTCACTCTCTCTCATTTATTTTTTCAAAAGgtgaaatatttttattttaattcacTGGAAGGAAAGTGAATGATTTTTTATTGTCTTGAATATAATCTTACTAAGTGGCATTTTGGATTAGGGACATATAATAAGGAAAGGAGAAAGTGTCAaacatatcacaaataattcactTATTCTTGATTTAACTAAATACAATTATGAGTAATGGCCTGGAAAACAACATCTCTCAGAATGAACAAGGTGAAGTCATAATCGACCTAAACAACTAAAAAGGTGCCAACACTTTGAATGCATTTTAAAAAAGTGTTTATCACTAATGTGTTCGTTCTAGTATGTTTACATGTCATTTCACCCAACAGAACTTCTGCTAATCTCGATGGGGTTCTTAACAGAATGAAACTTTTTTTAAGTACATTCAAGTAACTGATCCCATTTATTAATTCGGCAATTTGAGAGTCAGTTCACTGCAACTCAGTCAGCAAGTTAAATTAACCCCAAACTATATATCTGCTCTCAATACATCAACAACTAAATAGATACATGCGTTAACCTTGTGATATTTTCTACTAGTGACAATATACTACTAAtcatttatttataatataaaaatatattttaccaTCTCCGATGTAAATCCCTAATCAAGATTTATGCAGATAGATAGATGTCATTAGCCACAACCGCAATGCACTGAAGTTCCCATTACTAAGTTAGAAGGCAGGCAAACTAATACTAGATCCGCACATATGTAAATAAAAACTAAATACAAACAGACCTATTGGTAGGCAGGTTTCATTGTATCacttaaaaaaaataaaagataaCAGTTGAGGGTCCAACCAGTTCTACTAGGCTGCCTGCACTATTAATGGATAAGACACAATAAACTTGATCCCAAAAAGTTGTACATCAATATAACTATTTATGGATGAGATACAATCATACAATAAACTTGACCCCAAAAAAGTTGTACATCATTAACAGAATCAGGTATATGTATATCAAGAGTATCCCCACAACTTAATAAACTACGACAACAGAAAAACGAGAGCATTGACGTGTTGTTTTCCATGATCGCGGATGAAAAGATTACAATAAATAATGTATTCCAGAAGTCAATAAGCAGCACTAGTTTTATATATCGTAAATCTAACTATTTTATGGATAAGAAACTATAAACTTGACCCCAAAAAGTTGTACATCATTAACAGAATCAGGTATATGTATATCAAAAAGTATCCCCGCAACTTAATAAACTACGACAACAGAAAAACGAGAGCATTGACGTGTTGTTTTCCATGATCGCGGTTGAAAAAATTACAATAAATAATGTATTCCAGAAGTCAATAAGCAGCACTAGTTTTATATATCGTAAATCTAACTATCTTATAACTACAAGCCGTACGCATGGTTCAGCATAGAGGTAACCTCAAAAGACGTGCTACAAATGCTAGATGGAGGTAACAAAAACCAATGATTATTGGAAAATCAGAACAGCAAAAACATTTTTTACTTGAACACTAGAAGTCTAAGGTTTTAACAGAaggtaaagattaatttattacatcgaaatctaaaccctaaaccctatcAGGCTTGTGGCAATATATCAGGCTTGAGGCAATCATAAATTGTATGTGTCTACGAATCTGTGCATGTCAAAGAATGCTGACACTGACACTTTGTGGTATGCTCATAGGTCAGGTAGGTATCCTCAATTACTGGCGTTCAAAAGGCGGATTCTTCACATAGCCCACACATTTCGCACCTGAGGTATAGGTATTTGCACCAGGTGAGAACAGGGTGGGCCATGTGTCATGTAGAGTAAGAGTAGCACAAAAGGTAAATAAGTTGAACTTCAAAAACAATTgtcatatatttttatattggCTTGGGGGTGTTATGGTAAGTTTTTGTTTAATTTCTTTGTTTTTACTCAACAATCATGCTGTcattatttgtaaataattagTTTGGTTTTTCAGAATGTCAGATACTTCTATCGGCCATTTTATAAGACAAATTTTAATTTTGTGAGTGCATGTTCCAAATATACAAT is a window of Apium graveolens cultivar Ventura chromosome 11, ASM990537v1, whole genome shotgun sequence DNA encoding:
- the LOC141697001 gene encoding SAC3 family protein A, yielding MENGMYSSTTYRTDQITEAASKTAVPDNLSAAIAATIPKESNSEAAVQNYSYTGYGTSTDTYGYGNTGYAGYYSGYQQPQTNQAYTQQQQQVGGGYQTTGGSNISDFTNTVPYAGPTNYTTTYYNPADYQTPGGTGAGYNNAAGTYVAQNWQQGSYVSYGNNQYASYAPEATAAAPTQQYQQSYNQWADYYSQTEVSCAPGTENVVSTGTTNAVHSVPGVPGGYAASNTQQPATIAAPWRPESSSSDVTSVQHGAAISNVQDGYWKHGTPTLQTQNVGHIQSNVRPPLDSNHTYTGYQEQHKPVHPQVSGSQYPATHQFPYNYYTSLQTVSQTVQQTIPQSIQQTASQNIPFDSRVSKMQIPTNPRIATNLVLGLPKIDKDNSVSSAAAKPLYVSVAPPKANSEATSHVGADSILKPGMFPKSLRGYVERALSRCKDDKQMAACQEVMKEVITKATADSTLYTRNWDMEPLFPLPCADGVNNEAIQSSTPVSLLTNNRRSPSRRSKSRWEPLSADKSVDKQSPHTPDSKYSGWLNPSEGGKFSAGRVVKENNWGHLKFTSSDHKVTNKVAQRPAKRQCLGDGPSRGDNGGASSDSDEQSLTAYYAGAVALADTPEEKKRRESRSKRFEKARGNRSANSYSRPKTVGAGLYTKRTNALVLKKDFEEGNSRAVEDIDWDSLTVKGTCQEVEKRYLRLTSAPDPATVRPEEVLEKALLMVQGSQKNYLHKCDQLKSIRQDLTVQRIRNELTVKVYETHARLAIEVGDLSEYNQCQSQLQVLYAEGNKGCVMEFSAYNLLCVILHSNNNRDLLSAMSRLPVDARKDEAVKHALAVRAAVTSGNYVLFFRLYKEAPNLSTCLMDLYVEKMRYAAVKCMSRSYRPTLPVAYIAQVLGFSSVSPIAEPSDDKDVDGVEECMEWLKAHGACLITDNPDEVLLDSKASTSSLFMPEPEDAVAHGDATLAVNDFLTRVPS